From Rhizobium sp. NZLR1, a single genomic window includes:
- the hydA gene encoding dihydropyrimidinase, with amino-acid sequence MTTVIKNGTIVTADLTYKADVKIDGGKIVEIGPGLSGDETLDATGCYIMPGGIDPHTHLEMPFMGTYSSDDFESGTRAALSGGTTMVVDFALPAPGQSLLEALTMWDNKSTRANCDYSFHMAVTWWSEQVFKEMETIVRDKGINTFKHFMAYKGALMVDDDEMFASFQRCAELGALPLVHAENGDVVASMSAKLLAEGNNGPEAHAYSRPAEVEGEATNRAIMIADMAGCPVYIVHTSCEQAHEAIRRARQKGMRVYGEPLIQHLTLDESEYSNPDWDHAARRVMSPPFRNKQHQDSLWAGLASGSLQVVATDHCAFTTAQKRFGVGDFTKIPNGTGGLEDRMPMLWTHGVNTGRLTMNEFVAVTSTNIAKILNIYPKKGAILVGADADIVVWDPKRSKTISSKAQQSAIDYNVFEGKEVTGLPRYTLTRGIVAIEESTIKTQEGHGEFVRREPVTAVSKALSQWKDITAPRKVTRNGIPASGV; translated from the coding sequence ATGACCACAGTCATCAAAAACGGCACCATCGTCACGGCCGACCTCACCTACAAGGCGGACGTCAAGATTGACGGCGGCAAGATCGTCGAGATCGGCCCGGGCCTCTCGGGCGACGAGACGCTGGATGCGACGGGCTGTTACATCATGCCCGGCGGCATCGATCCGCACACCCATCTCGAAATGCCCTTCATGGGCACCTATTCCTCCGACGATTTCGAGAGCGGCACGCGTGCGGCCCTTTCCGGCGGCACCACCATGGTTGTCGATTTTGCCCTTCCCGCCCCCGGCCAGTCGCTGCTGGAAGCGCTGACAATGTGGGACAACAAGTCGACGCGGGCCAATTGCGACTATTCCTTCCACATGGCGGTCACCTGGTGGAGCGAGCAGGTGTTCAAGGAGATGGAGACCATCGTCCGCGACAAGGGCATCAACACCTTCAAGCACTTCATGGCTTACAAGGGCGCGCTGATGGTTGACGATGACGAGATGTTCGCCTCCTTCCAGCGCTGCGCCGAACTCGGCGCCCTTCCCTTGGTGCACGCCGAAAACGGCGACGTCGTCGCCTCGATGTCGGCAAAGCTGCTGGCAGAAGGCAATAACGGGCCCGAGGCGCATGCCTATTCCCGCCCGGCCGAAGTCGAGGGCGAGGCCACCAATCGCGCCATCATGATCGCCGACATGGCCGGCTGCCCGGTCTATATCGTCCATACCTCCTGCGAGCAGGCGCACGAAGCGATCCGACGCGCCCGCCAAAAGGGCATGCGCGTCTACGGCGAACCGCTGATCCAGCACCTGACGCTCGACGAGAGCGAATATTCCAATCCTGACTGGGACCACGCCGCCCGCCGTGTCATGTCGCCGCCCTTCCGCAACAAGCAGCATCAGGACTCGCTCTGGGCCGGGCTTGCCTCCGGCTCGCTGCAGGTGGTCGCCACCGACCATTGCGCCTTCACCACTGCGCAGAAGCGTTTCGGTGTCGGGGATTTCACCAAGATCCCCAACGGTACCGGCGGTCTCGAAGACCGCATGCCGATGCTTTGGACACACGGCGTCAACACCGGCCGGCTGACGATGAACGAATTCGTCGCCGTCACCTCGACCAACATCGCCAAAATCCTCAACATCTATCCGAAGAAGGGCGCGATCCTTGTCGGCGCCGACGCCGACATCGTCGTCTGGGATCCAAAACGTTCCAAGACCATCTCGTCTAAGGCCCAGCAGTCGGCGATCGACTACAACGTCTTCGAAGGCAAGGAAGTGACCGGCCTGCCGCGCTACACGCTGACGCGCGGGATCGTCGCGATCGAGGAAAGCACCATCAAAACCCAGGAGGGTCACGGCGAATTCGTCAGGCGCGAGCCGGTGACAGCGGTCAGCAAGGCACTTTCCCAGTGGAAGGATATCACCGCGCCGCGCAAGGTGACGCGCAACGGCATCCCGGCGAGCGGCGTCTGA
- a CDS encoding cupin domain-containing protein: protein MDATSKPTCHIVRPNHAYDGKQGLSYFEGVAAETVGAKGICMHLLTIPPGVRAKAHLHEAHETAIYMLSGEAHTWYGDELEHHVIVHAGELFYIPAGVPHLPANLSSTPCTAIIARTDPNEQESVVLLPELDGLVPA from the coding sequence ATGGACGCGACATCAAAGCCCACCTGCCACATCGTTCGGCCCAACCATGCCTATGACGGCAAGCAGGGGCTCAGCTACTTCGAAGGGGTCGCGGCCGAGACGGTCGGCGCCAAAGGCATCTGCATGCACCTGCTGACGATCCCGCCGGGCGTGCGCGCCAAGGCGCATCTGCACGAGGCGCACGAGACGGCGATCTACATGCTCTCCGGCGAGGCGCATACCTGGTACGGAGACGAACTCGAGCATCATGTCATCGTTCATGCCGGTGAACTCTTCTATATCCCGGCCGGCGTGCCGCACCTGCCGGCAAACCTCAGCAGCACGCCGTGCACGGCGATCATCGCCCGCACCGACCCCAACGAGCAGGAAAGCGTCGTGCTTCTGCCGGAGCTGGATGGATTGGTGCCGGCCTGA
- a CDS encoding ABC transporter ATP-binding protein: MQAPSVVSAKDLCLTYQANDGPVRALSDVNLDVRKGDFVSFIGPSGCGKTTFLRVIADLEKSTSGEISINGMTPEEARKARAYGYVFQAPALYPWRTIENNIALPLEIMGYSGADRARRIAEALDLVSLSGFEKKFPWQLSGGMQQRASIARALAFDADLLLMDEPFGALDEIVRDHLNEELLKLWARTNKTICFVTHSIPEAVYLSTKIVVMSPRPGRVTDVIDSTLPAERPLDIRDTPEFLEIAHRVREGLRTGHSHEV; this comes from the coding sequence ATGCAAGCACCCTCCGTCGTATCCGCCAAGGATCTCTGTCTCACCTACCAGGCAAATGACGGCCCGGTGCGTGCGCTGAGCGATGTCAATCTCGATGTCCGCAAGGGCGATTTCGTCTCTTTCATCGGCCCGTCCGGCTGCGGCAAGACCACCTTCCTGCGTGTCATCGCCGATCTCGAAAAGAGCACCTCGGGCGAGATTTCGATCAATGGCATGACGCCGGAGGAAGCCCGCAAAGCCCGCGCCTACGGCTATGTCTTCCAGGCGCCGGCGCTCTATCCCTGGCGCACTATCGAAAACAATATCGCCCTGCCGCTGGAGATCATGGGCTATTCCGGCGCCGACCGCGCAAGGCGCATCGCCGAAGCGCTTGATCTCGTCAGCCTGTCCGGCTTCGAGAAGAAATTTCCCTGGCAGCTTTCCGGCGGCATGCAGCAGCGCGCCTCGATCGCCCGCGCGCTCGCCTTCGACGCCGACCTCTTGTTGATGGACGAGCCCTTCGGCGCGCTGGACGAGATCGTCCGCGACCATCTAAACGAAGAGCTACTGAAACTCTGGGCGCGCACCAACAAGACGATCTGCTTCGTCACCCACTCCATCCCCGAAGCGGTCTATCTCTCGACCAAGATCGTGGTCATGTCGCCGCGCCCGGGCCGCGTGACCGATGTGATCGACTCTACCCTGCCGGCCGAACGCCCACTCGACATCCGCGACACCCCTGAATTCCTGGAAATCGCCCATCGTGTCCGCGAGGGGCTGAGGACGGGACATAGCCATGAGGTTTAG
- a CDS encoding ABC transporter permease, translated as MKPDTFKDKLVPVTTILLALVAIWYVAAVLMNAPFQRDMDSRAGVTPTTLEFIGKTLAQPKPILPAPHQVAQNVYENTVLRSLSSNRSLVYHSWVTLSSTLLGFGFGMLLGILLAVLIVHNRAMDRSLMPWLVASQTIPILAIAPMIVIISYNVLTGDNALAHLLNLDSDASRLVSKALISTYLSFFPVAVGMVKGLRSPEIMHLDLMRTYYASPMQTFWKLRVPASIPFLFTSMKVAIAASLVGAIVGELPTGAVAGIGSKLLAGSYYSQTIDIWAALVAGSLLAGILVAIVGVAAKIVDRAMGGRPA; from the coding sequence GTGAAACCCGATACCTTCAAGGACAAGCTCGTCCCCGTCACCACCATCCTGCTGGCCCTCGTCGCTATCTGGTATGTCGCTGCCGTCCTGATGAACGCGCCGTTTCAGCGCGACATGGACAGCCGCGCCGGCGTCACGCCGACGACCCTGGAATTCATCGGCAAGACGCTGGCGCAGCCGAAGCCGATCCTGCCGGCGCCGCATCAGGTGGCGCAGAACGTCTACGAGAACACCGTCCTGCGCAGCCTTTCCAGCAATCGCAGCCTCGTCTATCACAGCTGGGTGACGCTCTCCTCGACCCTGCTCGGCTTCGGTTTCGGCATGCTGCTTGGCATCCTTCTTGCGGTGCTGATCGTGCACAACCGCGCCATGGACCGCTCGCTAATGCCCTGGCTGGTGGCGAGCCAGACCATACCGATCCTCGCCATCGCCCCGATGATCGTCATTATCTCCTACAATGTGCTGACCGGCGACAATGCGCTTGCGCATCTGTTGAACCTCGATTCCGATGCTTCCCGCCTCGTCTCCAAGGCGCTGATCTCCACCTATCTTTCTTTCTTCCCCGTCGCCGTCGGCATGGTGAAGGGCTTGCGTTCACCTGAAATCATGCATCTCGACCTAATGCGCACCTATTATGCCAGCCCGATGCAAACCTTCTGGAAACTGCGCGTTCCCGCCTCGATCCCGTTCCTGTTCACCTCGATGAAGGTGGCGATCGCCGCCAGCCTCGTCGGCGCCATCGTCGGCGAGCTGCCGACAGGCGCTGTCGCCGGCATCGGCTCCAAACTGCTTGCCGGCTCCTATTACAGCCAGACCATCGATATCTGGGCGGCCCTGGTCGCCGGATCGTTGCTGGCCGGCATCCTGGTCGCGATCGTCGGGGTTGCGGCGAAGATCGTCGATCGCGCGATGGGCGGGAGACCGGCATGA
- a CDS encoding ABC transporter permease has translation MRHLTFSWQGTVALLLCLVSLITFPLFAEGAAHPLTDGTASLIFIIVVAAALLSFAPQPPAYRATVLFIGAHGAAWMLLSALSGNEGLATRAFFLPLFSCWLLAWRCVTELSKLQPVTAFGKSSLQLLIPAIFGAWILILWEAATRGAGIPFIILPPPSAIGMRITASLPILGADVRQTIFKAVLIGYIVGNLSGFVVAVLADRITFLRRGLLPIGNMVSALPIIGVAPVMVMWFGFDWPSKAAVVIIMTFFPMLVNTVAGLVASGSMERDLMRTYASSDWQTLLKLKLPAAMPFIFNALKINSTLALIGAIVAEFFGTPIVGMGFRISTEIGRMNVDMVWAEIAVAALAGSIFYGIIALTERAVTFWHPSIRGG, from the coding sequence ATGAGACATCTGACCTTCTCCTGGCAGGGCACGGTGGCCCTCCTTCTCTGCCTCGTGTCGCTAATCACCTTTCCGCTTTTCGCCGAAGGCGCGGCACACCCCTTAACCGACGGTACGGCAAGCCTCATCTTCATCATTGTCGTCGCGGCTGCCCTGCTATCTTTTGCGCCGCAACCGCCGGCCTACCGCGCCACTGTGCTGTTCATCGGCGCGCATGGTGCCGCCTGGATGCTGCTTTCCGCACTTTCCGGCAACGAGGGTCTGGCGACAAGAGCCTTCTTCCTGCCGCTCTTTTCCTGCTGGCTGCTTGCGTGGCGATGCGTCACGGAGCTGTCGAAACTGCAGCCCGTCACTGCTTTCGGCAAATCTTCGCTCCAACTGCTGATCCCGGCGATCTTCGGCGCCTGGATCCTCATCCTTTGGGAAGCAGCAACGCGTGGCGCCGGCATCCCCTTCATCATCCTGCCGCCGCCGAGTGCCATCGGCATGCGCATCACGGCCTCCCTGCCGATCCTCGGTGCGGATGTCAGGCAGACGATCTTCAAGGCGGTGTTGATCGGTTACATCGTCGGCAACCTCAGCGGCTTTGTCGTCGCGGTGCTCGCCGACCGCATCACCTTCCTGCGCCGCGGCCTCCTGCCGATCGGCAACATGGTATCGGCCCTGCCGATCATCGGCGTCGCCCCTGTCATGGTCATGTGGTTCGGCTTCGACTGGCCGTCGAAGGCAGCGGTCGTCATCATCATGACCTTCTTCCCGATGCTGGTGAATACTGTCGCCGGCCTTGTCGCCTCCGGCAGCATGGAGCGCGATCTGATGCGCACCTATGCCTCGAGCGACTGGCAGACGCTGCTCAAGCTCAAGCTTCCGGCAGCCATGCCGTTCATTTTCAACGCACTGAAGATCAACTCGACGCTGGCGCTGATTGGTGCCATCGTTGCGGAATTCTTCGGAACGCCGATCGTCGGCATGGGCTTCCGCATCTCCACCGAGATCGGCCGTATGAATGTCGACATGGTCTGGGCGGAAATCGCCGTCGCGGCGCTGGCCGGCTCGATCTTTTATGGCATCATCGCCCTGACCGAACGGGCGGTGACGTTCTGGCATCCGTCTATCCGTGGTGGCTAG
- a CDS encoding ABC transporter substrate-binding protein: MRKLIVAMMASAMSLAATHAMAADKVVLQLKWVTQSQFGGYYVAKDKGFYKEEGLDVDIKPGGPDIAPEQVIAGGGADVIVDWMGGALVAREKGVPLVNIAQPYQKAGLEMVCRKDGPIKTEADFKGHTLGVWFFGNEYPFFAWMNKLGLSTEGGANGVTVLKQSFDVQPLVQKQADCISVMTYNEYWQAIDAGFKPEELTVFNYTEMGNDLLEDGLYAMEDKLKDPAFKEKMVKFVRASMKGWKYATENPDEAAGIVMDNGGQDDNHQKRMMGEVAKLVGDSSGKLDEALYARTAKALLDQKIISKEPAGAWTHDITDAASK, translated from the coding sequence ATGAGAAAGTTGATAGTTGCAATGATGGCGAGCGCGATGTCGCTGGCAGCAACCCATGCGATGGCCGCCGACAAGGTGGTTTTGCAGCTGAAATGGGTCACGCAGAGCCAGTTCGGCGGCTATTACGTCGCCAAGGACAAGGGCTTTTACAAGGAAGAAGGCCTCGACGTCGATATTAAGCCGGGCGGTCCCGATATCGCCCCGGAGCAGGTGATCGCCGGCGGCGGCGCCGATGTCATCGTCGACTGGATGGGCGGCGCGCTGGTTGCCCGCGAAAAGGGCGTTCCGCTCGTCAACATCGCCCAGCCCTATCAGAAGGCCGGCCTGGAAATGGTCTGCCGCAAGGATGGCCCGATCAAGACCGAAGCCGACTTCAAGGGCCACACGCTCGGCGTCTGGTTCTTCGGCAACGAATATCCCTTCTTCGCGTGGATGAACAAGCTCGGCCTGTCCACAGAAGGCGGCGCCAATGGCGTCACCGTGCTGAAGCAGAGCTTCGACGTGCAGCCGCTGGTCCAGAAGCAGGCCGACTGCATCTCCGTCATGACCTATAATGAATACTGGCAGGCGATCGATGCCGGCTTCAAGCCGGAAGAACTGACGGTCTTCAACTACACCGAGATGGGCAATGACCTTCTCGAAGACGGTCTCTATGCGATGGAAGACAAGCTGAAGGATCCGGCCTTCAAGGAAAAGATGGTCAAGTTCGTTCGCGCCTCGATGAAGGGCTGGAAATATGCGACCGAAAACCCCGACGAAGCCGCCGGGATCGTCATGGACAATGGCGGCCAGGACGACAACCACCAGAAGCGCATGATGGGCGAAGTCGCCAAGCTGGTCGGCGACAGCTCCGGCAAGCTGGACGAGGCACTCTATGCCCGCACCGCAAAGGCGCTACTCGACCAGAAGATCATCAGCAAGGAGCCCGCGGGCGCCTGGACGCACGACATTACCGACGCCGCTTCTAAGTAA
- a CDS encoding efflux RND transporter periplasmic adaptor subunit produces MARKPIGILGTATLFAAALAASTAFSQETPVEKPQQNLPAIVVTKATSRTLVDRVIGTGTVKPVEEVYIQPQVEGLSIRTLKADIGDKVEVESTLATLNDDALVLAKSQMMATKAKGEASLAQLRAQLIEAQANAEQARQQQARAQEMGKKGTVSTAQVEQADATAAAANARVVSAEQAIEVAEADLKVFDSQIADADLKLARTDVKTPVAGTVSAKNAKVGAIAAGNGDPLFTIIRDGDIELVAEVAESDIVRVVGGQKASISLSGSREKLSGAVRLVSPTVDPVTRLGLVHISIDDDSKARSGMYGSAEIIVRETEGVSLPLTAVLTGNEGSSARKVEDGVVKYAKVETGIQDGAYVEIVDGLKTGDEVVAKAGAYVRDGDHITPVREQPSASN; encoded by the coding sequence ATGGCACGCAAGCCGATTGGAATTCTAGGCACCGCTACCCTTTTTGCTGCGGCTCTCGCCGCATCCACTGCATTCTCGCAGGAAACGCCGGTCGAAAAACCGCAACAGAATCTGCCGGCGATCGTCGTCACCAAGGCGACAAGCCGGACGCTGGTCGACCGTGTCATCGGCACGGGAACGGTCAAGCCCGTCGAGGAAGTCTATATCCAGCCGCAGGTCGAGGGCCTATCGATCCGAACGCTGAAAGCCGATATCGGCGACAAGGTTGAGGTGGAGAGCACGCTGGCGACGCTCAACGATGACGCGCTGGTCCTGGCAAAGAGCCAGATGATGGCGACGAAAGCCAAGGGCGAGGCAAGCCTCGCCCAGCTGCGCGCCCAACTCATCGAGGCGCAGGCCAATGCCGAACAGGCAAGGCAGCAGCAGGCCCGTGCCCAGGAAATGGGCAAAAAGGGCACTGTTTCCACCGCCCAGGTCGAGCAGGCCGATGCGACTGCCGCCGCCGCCAATGCCCGCGTTGTCTCCGCCGAACAGGCGATCGAAGTCGCCGAAGCCGATCTCAAGGTCTTCGACAGCCAGATTGCCGACGCCGATTTGAAGCTGGCGCGCACCGATGTGAAGACACCGGTCGCCGGCACGGTCTCGGCGAAGAACGCCAAGGTCGGCGCCATTGCCGCCGGCAACGGCGATCCGCTATTCACCATCATTCGCGACGGCGATATCGAGCTTGTCGCCGAGGTCGCCGAAAGCGACATCGTCAGGGTGGTGGGCGGCCAGAAAGCGTCAATTTCGCTGTCCGGCAGCCGCGAGAAGCTTTCCGGCGCCGTGCGCCTGGTTTCGCCGACCGTCGATCCGGTCACCCGCCTCGGTCTCGTCCATATCTCCATCGACGACGACAGCAAGGCGCGTTCCGGCATGTATGGCAGCGCCGAGATCATCGTTCGCGAGACGGAGGGCGTATCGCTTCCCCTGACCGCCGTGCTCACCGGCAACGAAGGCTCCTCCGCCCGCAAGGTGGAGGATGGCGTGGTGAAATACGCCAAGGTCGAGACCGGCATCCAGGACGGTGCCTATGTCGAGATCGTCGATGGATTGAAGACCGGCGACGAGGTCGTGGCCAAGGCGGGCGCTTATGTCCGTGACGGCGACCACATCACTCCGGTGCGTGAACAGCCCTCGGCTTCCAACTAA